One stretch of Streptomyces sp. A2-16 DNA includes these proteins:
- a CDS encoding sugar ABC transporter permease: protein MPAHRGGPGPARFRPRRATPAGAARPKRRGPLAYWRQYLAISPFYLIFVAFSFFPVFYSLYLAFQRWDGLGSMQFVGLQQFRFLWDDPVFWLSIRNTLVIWVLSTVPTLFGALMLATLLHSVRRFKGFYRIALYVPNVTSIVAVAIFFGAVFSNNFGLVNAILGVVGISPVPWLSNPWLIKVVISLLMTWQWTGYNMIIYLAGLQAIPGSIYEAAKMDGAGPVRTFFQITIPIMRPIILFTVIISTINGLQSFSEPQVLFASNAANANLGGPGQAGLTTLLYFYQSAFLNNDYGYGAAIVWAFFVLIIILVAVNWRITTRGRKA, encoded by the coding sequence GTGCCCGCGCACCGCGGCGGGCCGGGCCCGGCCCGGTTCCGCCCGCGGCGCGCCACGCCCGCGGGTGCGGCTCGGCCCAAGCGGCGCGGGCCGCTCGCGTACTGGCGGCAGTACCTGGCGATCTCGCCGTTCTACCTGATCTTCGTCGCGTTCTCCTTCTTCCCGGTCTTCTACTCGCTGTACCTGGCCTTCCAGCGCTGGGACGGCTTGGGCTCCATGCAGTTCGTGGGCCTGCAGCAGTTCCGGTTCCTGTGGGACGACCCGGTCTTCTGGCTGTCGATCCGCAACACCCTGGTGATCTGGGTGCTGTCCACCGTGCCGACGCTGTTCGGCGCCCTGATGCTGGCGACGCTGCTGCACTCGGTGCGCCGCTTCAAGGGCTTCTACCGCATCGCGCTGTACGTGCCGAACGTGACGTCGATCGTCGCCGTGGCGATCTTCTTCGGCGCGGTGTTCAGCAACAACTTCGGTCTGGTCAACGCGATCCTGGGCGTGGTCGGCATCTCGCCCGTTCCGTGGCTGAGCAACCCGTGGCTGATCAAGGTGGTCATCTCGCTGCTGATGACCTGGCAGTGGACCGGCTACAACATGATCATCTATCTGGCCGGCCTGCAGGCGATCCCGGGCTCGATCTACGAGGCGGCGAAGATGGACGGCGCGGGCCCCGTCCGCACGTTCTTCCAGATCACCATCCCGATCATGCGGCCGATCATCCTGTTCACGGTCATCATCTCGACCATCAACGGCCTGCAGAGCTTCAGCGAGCCCCAGGTCCTGTTCGCCAGCAACGCCGCCAACGCCAACCTCGGCGGCCCGGGCCAGGCGGGCCTGACGACCTTGCTGTACTTCTACCAGTCGGCCTTCCTCAACAACGACTACGGCTACGGCGCGGCCATCGTGTGGGCCTTCTTCGTACTGATCATCATCCTCGTCGCCGTCAACTGGCGCATCACCACACGAGGGAGGAAGGCATGA
- a CDS encoding 6-phospho-beta-glucosidase → MKLTILGGGGFRVPLVYGALLGDRGEGRVTEVVLHDLDAGRLSAVTRVLAEQAARVEDAPRVSATTDLDEALRGADFVFSAIRVGGLEGRANDERVALAEGVLGQETVGAGGIAYGLRTVPVAVDIARRVARLAPDAWVINFTNPAGLVTEAMSRHLGDRVIGICDSPVGLGRRIARVLGADPKEAWIDYVGLNHLGWVRGLHIAGRDELPRLLADPDLLGSFEEGKLFGTDWLQSLGAIPNEYLHYYYFNREAVRAYQQAEKTRGAFLRDQQAHFYEEMRDPGAQALTAWDRTRAEREATYMAENRETAGAGEREPDDLSGGYEKVALALMRAIARDERTTLILNVRNRTTLSVLDTDAVIEVPCLVDANGAHPVAVAPLPDHATGLVCSVKAVEREVLAAAESGARTAAVKAFALHPLVDSVNVARRLVEGYTSVHPGLAYLK, encoded by the coding sequence GTGAAGCTGACGATTCTGGGCGGCGGCGGGTTCCGCGTGCCGCTCGTGTACGGCGCCCTCCTGGGCGACCGCGGCGAGGGCAGGGTCACCGAGGTCGTGCTGCACGACCTGGACGCCGGCCGGCTGTCCGCGGTGACCCGGGTCCTCGCCGAGCAGGCGGCCCGGGTCGAGGACGCCCCGCGGGTGAGCGCCACGACCGACCTCGACGAAGCCCTGCGCGGCGCCGACTTCGTGTTCTCGGCGATCCGGGTCGGCGGCCTGGAGGGGCGGGCGAACGACGAGCGGGTGGCCCTCGCCGAAGGCGTCCTCGGCCAGGAGACGGTCGGCGCGGGCGGCATCGCCTACGGCCTGCGCACGGTCCCCGTGGCCGTCGACATCGCCCGACGGGTGGCCCGGCTCGCCCCCGACGCCTGGGTCATCAACTTCACCAACCCGGCAGGACTGGTCACCGAGGCCATGTCCCGCCACCTCGGCGACCGTGTCATCGGCATCTGCGACTCCCCGGTCGGCCTCGGCCGCCGTATCGCCCGCGTGCTCGGCGCCGACCCGAAGGAGGCCTGGATCGACTACGTCGGCCTCAACCACCTCGGCTGGGTCCGCGGCCTGCACATCGCAGGGCGTGACGAGCTGCCGCGGCTGCTCGCCGACCCCGACCTGCTCGGCTCCTTCGAGGAGGGCAAGCTCTTCGGCACCGACTGGCTCCAGTCCCTCGGCGCGATCCCGAACGAGTACCTGCACTACTACTACTTCAACCGTGAGGCCGTCCGCGCCTACCAGCAGGCCGAGAAGACCCGCGGCGCCTTCCTGCGCGACCAGCAGGCCCACTTCTACGAGGAGATGCGCGACCCCGGCGCCCAGGCCCTCACCGCCTGGGACCGCACCCGGGCCGAGCGCGAGGCGACGTACATGGCCGAGAACCGGGAGACCGCCGGCGCCGGCGAGCGCGAGCCCGACGACCTCTCCGGCGGCTACGAGAAGGTCGCGCTCGCCCTGATGCGGGCCATCGCCCGCGACGAACGCACGACCCTGATCCTCAACGTCCGCAACCGCACCACGCTCTCGGTCCTCGACACCGACGCCGTCATCGAGGTGCCCTGCCTGGTCGACGCCAACGGCGCCCACCCGGTCGCCGTCGCCCCGCTGCCCGACCACGCCACCGGCCTGGTCTGCTCGGTCAAGGCGGTCGAGCGCGAGGTGCTCGCCGCCGCCGAGTCCGGCGCCCGCACGGCCGCGGTGAAGGCCTTCGCCCTGCACCCGCTCGTCGACTCCGTGAACGTCGCCCGCAGGCTGGTCGAGGGGTACACCTCGGTGCATCCGGGGCTCGCGTACCTTAAGTAG
- a CDS encoding carbohydrate ABC transporter permease, with protein sequence MTAVDTARPATGGRRLRRPKGLTAHIILIVAVLVSVFPFAWTIIMATNTTQDIYKSPPKFSFGSHLLENIRHVLNTIDFFGSMLNTVMVATVTTVLVLFIDSLAAFTFAKFDFPGRKLLFGTLLLFMMLPLQLAILPQFILMSKIGWVGMLKALALPSLANAFGIFWLHQYIQNGVPDELLDAARIDGAGFFRQYWNIALPMIRPALSFLAIYVFVNCWNDYIWPLVVLTDPAHVTLQVELAQLNVGHTTDYSMVMAGVLMAALPLVIVFSIFARGFIAGATEGAVQGT encoded by the coding sequence ATGACCGCGGTCGACACCGCACGGCCGGCCACAGGCGGCAGGCGACTGCGCCGCCCCAAGGGCCTCACGGCGCACATCATCCTCATCGTGGCCGTCCTGGTCTCGGTCTTCCCCTTCGCGTGGACGATCATCATGGCGACCAACACCACGCAGGACATCTACAAGAGCCCGCCGAAGTTCTCCTTCGGCTCCCACCTGCTGGAGAACATCCGGCACGTGCTGAACACGATCGACTTCTTCGGGTCGATGCTCAACACGGTGATGGTCGCGACCGTCACCACCGTCCTGGTGCTGTTCATCGACTCCCTGGCGGCCTTCACCTTCGCCAAGTTCGACTTCCCCGGCCGCAAGCTGCTCTTCGGCACGCTGCTGCTGTTCATGATGCTGCCGCTGCAGCTGGCGATCCTGCCGCAGTTCATCCTGATGTCGAAGATCGGCTGGGTGGGGATGCTCAAGGCGCTGGCCCTGCCCTCCCTGGCCAACGCCTTCGGCATCTTCTGGCTGCACCAGTACATCCAGAACGGCGTGCCCGACGAACTCCTCGACGCCGCGCGCATCGACGGCGCCGGGTTCTTCCGGCAGTACTGGAACATCGCGCTGCCGATGATCAGGCCCGCGCTGTCGTTCCTCGCCATCTACGTCTTCGTCAACTGCTGGAACGACTACATCTGGCCGCTCGTCGTGCTCACCGACCCGGCCCACGTGACCCTCCAGGTGGAGCTCGCCCAGCTCAATGTCGGCCACACCACCGACTACAGCATGGTCATGGCCGGTGTGCTGATGGCGGCGCTCCCGCTGGTCATCGTGTTCAGCATCTTCGCCCGCGGGTTCATCGCGGGTGCCACCGAGGGAGCGGTCCAGGGCACCTGA
- a CDS encoding glycoside hydrolase family 2 TIM barrel-domain containing protein, with protein MTDAPRGPHPSDPLIALRPWESPEVTSWGRLPMNAVDRRSGALPLDGDWRFQLLPTPDAPVGGSWSSSHVPGVWTMQGTDDLPQYLNVRMPFPEFPPHSPSANPTGVYEREVDVPAEWTGRRIVLQVGAAESVLLVHVDGRPVGISKDSHLAAEFDLTGLVRAGARSVVRLTVVKWSDASHVEDQDQWWHGGITRSVLLYATDPLHLADVTVRASFNGSLRVDCTVRDAGGALPEGWYVSGELEGLLLTQDAEFDRCNREDDRVSDFLGEARIRTTVEDVRTWNAETPELYDLTVRLHRADGTVADTSRHRIGFRDIEIAGRDLLVNGERVFVRGVNRHDFHPLTGRTVSYDDMRADLVTLKRFGFNAIRTSHYPNDPTLYNLADELGLYVVDEADIESHDHAHEIADDPRYLNAFVDRVSRMVLRDKNHPSVIIWSLGNESDYGANHDAAAGWLRRHDPTRPVQYEGAAKLDWAAVDDASDIACPMYASLEECVEHALSGRQTKPLIWCEYSHAMGNSNGTLADHWAAIESTPGLQGGFIWEFWDHGILQRVNDGRPVGRGGAGLYDNGVAAPGHRWAYGGDFGEPFHDGAFIADGVVLPDRTPKPVMYEHREIAAPVRIECFRHEGIVLGNHQHFRGLAWLAGQWELSLADGRTLTAPAELPDLRPGETAAVPLPFELPEDGGEAWLTLRVTTANDEPWAPRGTVVCLPQARLREAVAEAPTAVRNRSVEVDDDGLLVHPLLTSAPTLSLWRAPTDNDELGGTAARWRGWGLDALVRKVAHIRQTAGRVTVRAEYLSDAGVVRHVQVLTAVEGGIHVEESAELPDTLADVARIGSVFETVAGLDLMEWFGQGPWESYPDRAFGAPVGHHSVPVDDLFTPYLRPQESGGRHGVRHFTLSAPDATGLAVVLDEPRQVGVTRYRAADLTEVAHHDELVPRAGCVVHIDAAHRGLGTASCGPDTFASYLVAPGVHRWSWTLRAL; from the coding sequence ATGACCGACGCACCCCGCGGACCCCACCCCTCCGATCCCCTGATCGCCCTGCGCCCCTGGGAGTCACCCGAGGTGACCTCGTGGGGCCGGCTGCCCATGAACGCCGTCGACCGGCGCTCCGGAGCACTCCCCCTGGACGGCGACTGGCGTTTCCAGCTGCTGCCCACTCCGGACGCGCCGGTCGGCGGCTCCTGGTCCTCCTCGCACGTCCCCGGTGTCTGGACGATGCAGGGCACGGACGACCTGCCGCAGTACCTGAACGTCCGCATGCCGTTCCCCGAGTTCCCGCCGCACTCCCCCTCGGCGAATCCCACGGGCGTGTACGAGCGTGAGGTGGACGTCCCCGCCGAGTGGACCGGACGCCGGATCGTGCTCCAGGTGGGCGCCGCCGAGAGCGTGCTCCTCGTGCACGTCGACGGGCGGCCCGTCGGCATCTCCAAGGACTCCCACCTCGCGGCCGAGTTCGACCTGACGGGACTGGTGCGCGCCGGCGCGCGCAGCGTCGTACGCCTCACCGTCGTCAAGTGGTCGGACGCCTCGCACGTCGAGGACCAGGACCAGTGGTGGCACGGCGGGATCACCCGGTCGGTGCTGCTGTACGCGACGGATCCGCTGCATCTGGCGGACGTGACCGTACGGGCCTCCTTCAACGGCTCCTTGCGCGTCGACTGCACCGTGCGGGACGCGGGGGGCGCGCTGCCCGAGGGGTGGTACGTCAGCGGGGAACTGGAAGGCCTGCTGCTCACCCAGGACGCCGAGTTCGACCGGTGCAACCGGGAGGACGACCGGGTCTCCGACTTCCTCGGCGAGGCGCGGATCCGCACGACGGTCGAGGACGTCCGCACCTGGAACGCCGAGACGCCCGAGCTGTACGACCTCACCGTCCGGCTGCACCGCGCCGACGGCACGGTCGCCGACACCTCACGGCACCGGATCGGCTTCCGGGACATCGAGATCGCCGGCCGCGACCTGCTGGTCAACGGCGAGCGGGTGTTCGTCCGGGGCGTGAACCGGCACGACTTCCACCCCCTGACCGGGCGGACGGTGTCGTACGACGACATGCGCGCGGACCTGGTCACGCTGAAGCGGTTCGGGTTCAACGCGATCCGCACCTCGCACTACCCGAACGACCCGACGCTCTACAACCTCGCCGACGAACTCGGTCTCTACGTCGTCGACGAGGCGGACATCGAGTCGCACGACCACGCCCACGAGATCGCCGACGACCCGCGCTACCTGAACGCGTTCGTGGACCGGGTCTCGCGCATGGTGCTGCGGGACAAGAACCATCCCTCGGTCATCATCTGGTCGCTGGGCAACGAGTCCGACTACGGGGCCAACCACGACGCGGCGGCCGGATGGCTGCGCCGGCACGATCCGACGCGGCCGGTCCAGTACGAGGGCGCGGCGAAGCTCGACTGGGCGGCCGTCGACGACGCCTCCGACATCGCCTGCCCCATGTACGCCTCGCTGGAGGAGTGCGTGGAGCACGCGCTCTCCGGACGGCAGACCAAGCCGCTGATCTGGTGCGAGTACTCGCACGCCATGGGCAACAGCAACGGCACGCTCGCGGACCATTGGGCGGCCATCGAGTCAACGCCAGGTCTTCAGGGCGGGTTCATCTGGGAGTTCTGGGACCACGGCATTCTCCAGCGTGTGAACGACGGCAGACCGGTCGGGCGTGGGGGCGCCGGGCTCTATGACAACGGTGTCGCCGCGCCCGGACACCGCTGGGCGTACGGCGGCGACTTCGGCGAGCCCTTCCACGACGGTGCCTTCATCGCGGACGGCGTGGTCCTTCCCGACCGCACGCCCAAGCCGGTGATGTACGAGCACCGGGAGATCGCGGCGCCGGTGCGCATCGAGTGCTTCCGGCACGAGGGCATCGTGCTCGGCAACCACCAGCACTTCCGGGGCCTCGCCTGGCTGGCCGGCCAGTGGGAGCTCTCCCTGGCCGACGGCCGGACCCTGACCGCGCCCGCCGAACTGCCCGATCTGCGGCCGGGCGAGACGGCGGCGGTCCCGCTGCCGTTCGAACTGCCCGAGGACGGCGGCGAGGCCTGGCTGACGCTGCGGGTCACCACCGCGAACGACGAGCCGTGGGCCCCGCGCGGGACGGTGGTGTGCCTGCCCCAGGCGCGGCTGCGGGAGGCGGTTGCCGAGGCGCCGACGGCGGTGAGGAACCGTTCCGTCGAAGTCGATGACGACGGTCTTCTGGTCCACCCCCTGCTCACCTCCGCGCCCACGCTGTCCCTGTGGCGGGCGCCCACCGACAACGACGAGCTGGGCGGGACGGCGGCGCGCTGGCGCGGCTGGGGCCTCGACGCCTTGGTGCGCAAGGTCGCGCACATACGGCAGACCGCCGGACGAGTCACCGTCCGTGCCGAGTACCTCTCCGACGCCGGTGTCGTCCGTCATGTGCAGGTCCTCACCGCGGTCGAGGGCGGCATACACGTCGAGGAGTCGGCCGAACTGCCGGACACCCTCGCCGACGTGGCCCGGATCGGCTCCGTCTTCGAGACGGTCGCCGGACTCGATCTCATGGAGTGGTTCGGACAGGGCCCCTGGGAGTCGTACCCTGACCGCGCCTTCGGGGCGCCGGTCGGCCATCACTCGGTGCCCGTGGACGACTTGTTCACCCCCTATCTGCGCCCGCAGGAGAGCGGTGGCCGGCACGGGGTCCGGCACTTCACGCTCTCCGCTCCGGACGCCACCGGCCTCGCGGTCGTCCTCGACGAACCGCGCCAGGTCGGTGTGACCCGGTACCGCGCCGCGGACCTCACCGAGGTGGCGCACCACGACGAGCTCGTCCCCCGGGCGGGCTGTGTGGTCCACATCGACGCCGCCCACCGCGGCCTCGGCACCGCCTCGTGCGGCCCCGACACCTTCGCCTCCTATCTCGTCGCGCCGGGCGTCCATCGCTGGAGCTGGACGCTGCGCGCTCTCTGA
- a CDS encoding extracellular solute-binding protein — MDLSRRGFLQAAALTAAASGLTVACGGSGSGSGGTKNGKDLTLWYWGGALSDKVVAEAKTHFAGQVKLTSASIGGDFKQKLTTTLAAGTSVPDITGIKGEDIASFLPNANRFLDLNDLGFKKISSQYLDWKTKLAQTEDGKQIGFPIDIGPTALFYREDLFAKAGVDTDPAKVAALVSTWEDYFQLGTELQKKNPGTYLVNNIGSVFNIAVGQGTQRFIDKDNHFIGDGDHIRAAWTTAVRPYTLGIDAKINDNTWNAAVGKNLLTELGAAWHALDIEQAAPQTKGKWRVCANPVGPANQGGSYLALPKQCRNPEEAFKIISWILSPANDARGFTDAAIFPAAPAAYAMPAMTGPDAFFGGQKVIEVFGPAAKDIKVAYEAPADAAVMAPFMTELTNIEAKGKKPDDAWKDAVSQAKQIARRQGVS; from the coding sequence GTGGACCTTTCACGTAGAGGCTTCCTCCAGGCCGCAGCGCTCACCGCAGCCGCGTCCGGACTGACCGTCGCCTGCGGCGGCTCGGGCTCGGGCTCGGGCGGCACCAAGAACGGCAAGGACCTCACCTTGTGGTACTGGGGCGGCGCGCTCAGCGACAAGGTGGTCGCGGAGGCCAAGACGCACTTCGCCGGCCAGGTCAAGCTCACGTCCGCCTCCATCGGCGGCGACTTCAAGCAGAAGCTCACCACCACCCTCGCGGCGGGCACGTCCGTGCCGGACATCACGGGCATCAAGGGTGAGGACATCGCGTCCTTCCTGCCCAACGCCAACCGCTTCCTCGATCTGAACGACCTCGGCTTCAAGAAGATCTCCTCGCAGTACCTGGACTGGAAGACCAAGCTCGCCCAGACCGAGGACGGCAAGCAGATCGGCTTCCCGATCGACATCGGCCCCACCGCGCTCTTCTACCGCGAGGACCTGTTCGCCAAGGCCGGGGTGGACACCGACCCCGCCAAGGTCGCCGCGCTGGTCAGCACCTGGGAGGACTACTTCCAGCTCGGCACCGAGCTGCAGAAGAAGAACCCCGGCACCTACCTGGTCAACAACATCGGCTCCGTCTTCAACATCGCGGTCGGCCAGGGCACCCAGCGGTTCATCGACAAGGACAACCACTTCATCGGCGACGGGGACCACATCCGCGCCGCGTGGACCACGGCGGTGCGGCCGTACACCCTGGGCATCGACGCCAAGATCAACGACAACACCTGGAACGCCGCCGTCGGCAAGAACCTCCTCACCGAGCTCGGCGCGGCCTGGCACGCGCTGGACATCGAGCAGGCGGCGCCGCAGACCAAGGGCAAGTGGCGGGTCTGCGCCAACCCGGTCGGACCGGCCAACCAGGGCGGCTCCTACCTGGCGCTGCCCAAGCAGTGCCGCAACCCCGAAGAGGCGTTCAAGATCATCAGCTGGATCCTCAGCCCCGCCAACGACGCCCGCGGATTCACGGACGCCGCCATCTTCCCGGCCGCGCCGGCCGCGTACGCGATGCCGGCCATGACCGGTCCGGACGCCTTCTTCGGCGGACAGAAGGTCATCGAGGTCTTCGGCCCGGCCGCCAAGGACATCAAGGTGGCCTACGAGGCGCCCGCCGACGCGGCCGTCATGGCCCCCTTCATGACGGAACTGACCAACATCGAGGCCAAGGGCAAGAAGCCCGACGACGCCTGGAAGGACGCGGTCAGCCAGGCCAAGCAGATCGCCCGGCGGCAGGGGGTGAGCTGA
- a CDS encoding alkaline phosphatase family protein codes for MTYDFGGRGRVLVVGMDGLRHDRLTRSPATAPVLHGLMAAGAHGTSLLPYGEVDGQAPDGPSTSMAYTDSGPGWSSVLTGVWPDRHGVRGNDFAGADYARYPDFLSRAVTARRRLRTAAVVSWPELIRRGTLGPAIGRRVRYDGETDGYGTADRLVARTAERWISQDDPDAVFVYFGATDEAAHAEGPHSLAYDRALLTQDTHLGWLLAAIESRRSDPARARERWTVLVTTDHGHLDTGGHGGDTRAEREVFVVLAEPGMPGGTRLDTPRLIDIAPTVLDRLGVPVDPAWGLQGRVLHGHGRSCHAPAPPISPPTPERS; via the coding sequence GTGACGTACGACTTCGGCGGGCGCGGCAGGGTGCTCGTCGTGGGCATGGACGGGCTGCGTCACGACCGGCTGACCCGCTCGCCGGCCACGGCACCCGTCCTGCACGGCCTGATGGCCGCGGGCGCCCACGGCACCAGCCTGCTGCCCTACGGCGAGGTGGACGGCCAGGCCCCGGACGGGCCGTCCACCAGCATGGCCTACACCGACTCCGGGCCCGGCTGGTCCAGCGTGCTCACCGGGGTGTGGCCCGACCGGCACGGAGTGCGCGGCAACGACTTCGCCGGTGCCGACTACGCCCGCTACCCCGACTTCCTGAGCCGGGCCGTCACCGCCCGGCGCCGGCTGCGCACCGCGGCCGTGGTGTCCTGGCCCGAGCTGATCCGGCGCGGCACGCTCGGCCCCGCCATCGGCCGCCGGGTGCGCTACGACGGCGAGACGGACGGCTACGGCACCGCGGACCGCCTCGTCGCCCGCACCGCCGAGCGCTGGATCAGCCAGGACGATCCCGACGCCGTGTTCGTGTACTTCGGCGCCACCGACGAGGCCGCCCACGCCGAGGGCCCGCACAGCCTCGCCTACGACCGGGCCCTGCTCACCCAGGACACCCACCTCGGCTGGCTGCTGGCGGCCATCGAATCCCGGCGCTCGGACCCCGCCCGCGCGCGGGAGCGCTGGACCGTGCTGGTCACCACGGACCACGGGCACCTCGACACCGGCGGCCACGGCGGCGACACCCGCGCCGAACGCGAGGTGTTCGTCGTCCTGGCCGAGCCCGGCATGCCCGGCGGCACCCGGCTCGACACACCCCGTCTCATCGACATCGCCCCCACCGTCCTGGACCGGCTCGGCGTCCCCGTCGACCCGGCCTGGGGCCTGCAGGGCCGGGTCCTGCACGGCCACGGACGGTCCTGCCACGCCCCGGCACCACCCATCTCGCCACCGACTCCGGAACGGTCATGA
- a CDS encoding carbohydrate kinase family protein, which translates to MDDDRPDVLLTGLLFYDLVLTGLGKPPTPGEEIWTAGMGCGPGGIANLAVAASRFGLRTSLATVFGDDFYGAYCQEVLAAQEGVDLSLSRIANGWHTPVTVALAHGHDRALVTHGQEPPYSQDVLMGDPPDARTALVHLEAEPRAWLSKAAANGTHIYADVGWDPTQQWSTDLLDQLALCHAFLPNEGEAMAYTRTDSAVAALGTLSELVPVAVVTRGGDGAVAVDQITGEYADVPALAVDVLDATGAGDVFGASFVTASLGGWPLEERLRFAVLAAGLSVRHHGGALAAPGWYGIDLWWRSLTDPDLRTAYGFLADRLPADIGPPVHHAPVTPPRQP; encoded by the coding sequence GTGGACGACGACAGGCCCGACGTGCTCCTGACCGGGCTGCTCTTCTACGACCTCGTCCTCACCGGGCTCGGGAAGCCGCCGACGCCCGGCGAGGAGATCTGGACGGCCGGCATGGGCTGCGGCCCCGGCGGCATCGCCAACCTGGCGGTCGCCGCGTCCCGCTTCGGCCTTCGGACCTCCCTGGCCACGGTCTTCGGCGACGACTTCTACGGCGCCTACTGCCAGGAGGTCCTCGCAGCTCAGGAAGGTGTCGACCTCTCGCTCTCCCGGATCGCGAACGGCTGGCACACCCCCGTCACCGTCGCGCTCGCCCACGGTCACGACCGGGCCCTGGTCACCCACGGGCAGGAACCGCCGTACTCCCAGGACGTGCTGATGGGCGACCCGCCCGACGCACGCACCGCCCTCGTCCACCTGGAGGCCGAGCCGCGCGCCTGGCTCTCCAAGGCCGCCGCGAACGGCACGCACATCTACGCGGACGTCGGCTGGGACCCCACACAGCAGTGGTCCACCGACCTCCTCGACCAGCTGGCCCTGTGCCACGCCTTCCTCCCCAACGAGGGCGAGGCGATGGCCTACACCCGCACCGACAGCGCGGTCGCGGCCCTCGGCACGCTCTCCGAGCTGGTCCCGGTGGCCGTGGTCACCCGGGGCGGGGACGGCGCGGTCGCCGTCGACCAGATCACCGGTGAGTACGCCGACGTCCCGGCCCTCGCCGTGGACGTGCTCGACGCCACCGGCGCCGGAGACGTCTTCGGCGCGAGCTTCGTCACGGCCTCGCTCGGCGGCTGGCCCCTGGAGGAACGACTCCGGTTCGCCGTCCTCGCGGCCGGACTGTCCGTCCGGCACCACGGCGGCGCCCTCGCGGCCCCCGGCTGGTACGGCATCGACCTCTGGTGGCGCTCCCTGACCGACCCCGACCTGCGCACGGCGTACGGCTTCCTCGCCGACCGCCTGCCGGCCGACATCGGCCCGCCGGTGCACCACGCCCCGGTCACCCCGCCCCGGCAGCCCTGA
- a CDS encoding DeoR/GlpR family DNA-binding transcription regulator: MLAERRHQLILRALRSGGPASVTDLSEQLAVSPATIRRDLVKLEEDGLLTRVHGGAVVEEGDQPFAEVAEVRVSEKDAIAERAAAMVADGQSVLLDIGTTAFRLARQLHGRRLTVITSNLVVYEELADDEGIELVLLGGMLRREYRSLVGFLTEDNLRQLHADWLFLGTSGVRPGGQVMDTTVVEVPVKRAMIKASDKVVLLADAAKFPGTGMAKVCGPEDLDMVVTNAPADPATRSSLEEAGVEVVEAGKVQE; the protein is encoded by the coding sequence GTGCTGGCAGAACGACGACACCAACTCATCCTGCGGGCCCTGCGCTCCGGTGGCCCCGCATCCGTGACCGATCTCTCCGAGCAGCTGGCTGTGAGCCCTGCCACGATCAGGCGCGACCTGGTCAAACTGGAGGAGGACGGGCTGCTCACGCGCGTGCACGGCGGCGCCGTCGTGGAGGAGGGCGACCAGCCCTTCGCCGAGGTCGCAGAGGTGCGCGTGTCCGAGAAGGACGCCATAGCCGAGCGGGCCGCCGCCATGGTCGCCGACGGCCAGTCGGTGCTGCTGGACATCGGCACCACCGCCTTCCGGCTCGCCCGCCAGCTGCACGGCCGCCGTCTCACGGTGATCACCAGCAACCTCGTGGTCTACGAGGAGCTCGCCGACGACGAGGGCATCGAGCTGGTGCTCCTCGGCGGCATGCTCCGCCGCGAGTACCGCAGCCTGGTCGGCTTCCTCACCGAGGACAACCTGCGCCAGCTCCACGCCGACTGGCTCTTCCTCGGCACCAGTGGAGTGCGTCCGGGTGGGCAGGTGATGGACACGACGGTCGTCGAGGTGCCGGTGAAGCGAGCCATGATCAAGGCCAGCGACAAGGTCGTCCTGCTCGCCGACGCCGCCAAGTTCCCGGGTACGGGCATGGCGAAGGTCTGTGGTCCCGAGGACCTGGACATGGTGGTCACGAACGCCCCGGCCGACCCGGCGACCCGCTCCTCCCTGGAGGAGGCGGGCGTCGAGGTGGTCGAGGCAGGAAAGGTGCAAGAGTGA